The DNA region GCATCCGTTTTATTTCGAATGTTTTTGATGGAAGCGTACATGCCTATATTTCGGCATTCGGGAAAGTACTCCAAAATCTTCTCAGCGATGGCCTTGAGGGCGTCCGCCTTCAGCACGAAAGCGTCGCCGTTGACCAAAAAGACTCTCTCAGCCTTGGGGTAAATCCCCCGGGCTTCCTGAAGGTCGCTTTCAATCTCCTCCATGGAGGATACGCGGAATTTCACGTCCCGATACATATTGCAGAAGGAGCATTCATTGTGCGAGCACCCCACTGTAACCTGCAGGAGCATTGAGTCGCATTCCACAGGCGGGCGGTAGGTGGTTCCTTCGTATCTCATAAGCCGTCTCCTATTGACCGGTCAAACCGGCCTGAACCAGGGCCGTCATTTGCTCCCAGGATTTGGCTCCAATCAGACGATTTTCTCCAAAGATCATGGTGGGCACGGCGGTAATCGCCTTGGCCTCCGCAGCTTCCCATTCTTTGTCCACCGCCTCCTGGTAGGTGCGATCCGTGATGATTTTCTCCGCTTCATCAAGGGGCAGGCCCGCTTTTTCCGCGATGTTCAGCAGCACGTCCTTGGAGGCAAGATTCAACCCCTGGCCGAAAAAGGCTTCAAAAGCAGCCTTGTGGAAGGCATGCCCTTTTCCCTGATCCGCGGCCCAAAGCCCCAGTTCCTGAGCCAGCCTGCTGTTGTAGGTTTTGTCCAGGGAGCAAAAAGGCAGCCCCAGGTGGGCGGCTGTTTTCGAAAACTCCCTGTCCCACTTTTCCACTTCGGAGAGGGGGACGTCCAACAGTTCTGTCAGGGCTATGCCCTCGTCGGGAACGTCGGAATGCAAAGGGTAGTAGCGCCAGCGGATGGGAACATTAAATTCCTTGGCCAGTTTTTCGGCGTTTTCCATATTAAAGTAGCAAAAGGGGCAGGTGTAGTCGGAAAATACTTCCAGCACCTGTGAAGATTCGGGCATGCGTCTTCTCCTGATTATCGTCGAGGGTTTCCTGCGGAGCCGTGGGCTCCGCTATACAACTGTATTACTGTATGCCCGGAACGGATTTTGTCAATCATTCGCATGGGCAAGTCCTTAAAACGGATTCGCTTTTACGGTTTTCCTTGACAATCGGCGTTTAAAATTTTAGCTTTTGCCTAAGTTTTTTGTTGCGGGCCCTTTACGGGCTATAGGGAAAGCGGTGCAAATCCGCTGCGGACCCGCCACTGTAAGTGGGGACGAAAGCCGCACACGCCACTGTTTCAAAGGGAATGGGAAGGCGCGGCCGGTAGATTGATCCACGAGCCAGGATACCTGCCGCAA from Desulfatibacillum aliphaticivorans DSM 15576 includes:
- a CDS encoding DsbA family oxidoreductase; this encodes MPESSQVLEVFSDYTCPFCYFNMENAEKLAKEFNVPIRWRYYPLHSDVPDEGIALTELLDVPLSEVEKWDREFSKTAAHLGLPFCSLDKTYNSRLAQELGLWAADQGKGHAFHKAAFEAFFGQGLNLASKDVLLNIAEKAGLPLDEAEKIITDRTYQEAVDKEWEAAEAKAITAVPTMIFGENRLIGAKSWEQMTALVQAGLTGQ